In Helianthus annuus cultivar XRQ/B chromosome 9, HanXRQr2.0-SUNRISE, whole genome shotgun sequence, the following are encoded in one genomic region:
- the LOC110878003 gene encoding L-type lectin-domain containing receptor kinase IX.1: protein MVISRIHLITCFVLLSNFSTAQITFSLTNINPQNQNRDIVIQGNGASISDGGIQLTRNMNGSDQSFNSGRAIYVNPLHLWDNRSRGLVSFSTNFTFVIDSNRSSSYGDGLTFFLADNNSVISQGGAMGLPFISTPNNASNRFVAVEFDTFWNSGWDPVDGRDVIVGDHVGIDVSSVSSARFQKWFSNVTGGGVCQAWITYDAVSKNLSVSFTSFENNTVGRQDGLVYTVDLRRELPEWVIFGFSAATGASFQINTVRSWSFNSSDFVVDRNTEEPPVGSPDSFNPSPGNDTLIPSPHTGKGKNSKAGLVTGLSVTITFVVVLAFAFAFAFWRRRKRKKKKSKEDELEEIGFDVEMNHEFEMGTRPKQFTYLELAESTSDFAENNKLAEGGFGRVYRGFMKDSNTYIAVKRVSKSSKQGMEEYLSEVRIITQLRHKNLVQLTGWCHEKGELLLVYDYMENGSLDSHLFNAKSLLTWGARYKIANGLASALWYLHEGWEQCVLHRDIKPSKVLLDSNFNAKLGDFGLAKLIDHEKDTETMMLARKATKESDVFSFGVVALELACGKKSIEKVQEKPPPLIEWVWELYGTNNLIEAVDPHLGSEFVEEEISRLMIVGLWCVHPHAELRPLMRQVIQVLNSQASLPVLPSSMPVVSNMTSRILSVFGVASII from the coding sequence ATGGTGATCTCCAGAATTCATTTGATCACATGCTTTGTTCTTCTCTCCAACTTTTCAACTGCCCAAATCACCTTCAGTTTAACAAATATCAATCCACAAAATCAGAATCGAGACATAGTAATACAAGGTAACGGAGCTAGTATCTCCGATGGTGGAATCCAGTTGACCAGAAATATGAATGGTTCTGATCAGAGTTTCAACTCCGGACGAGCCATATACGTCAACCCACTTCATCTTTGGGACAACCGATCGCGGGGGCTAGTAAGCTTCTCTACCAATTTCACGTTTGTGATTGATTCAAATAGGAGTAGTTCTTATGGTGATGGCCTTACGTTCTTTCTAGCGGACAATAATTCTGTAATCAGCCAAGGTGGAGCCATGGGGCTTCCGTTTATTTCCACACCAAATAACGCGAGTAACCGCTTTGTCGCAGTGGAGTTTGATACGTTTTGGAACTCTGGATGGGATCCAGTAGACGGGAGGGATGTTATCGTGGGTGATCATGTGGGGATTGATGTTAGTTCGGTGTCTTCTGCTCGGTTTCAAAAGTGGTTCAGTAATGTAACTGGTGGTGGTGTGTGTCAAGCTTGGATTACATATGATGCGGTTTCGAAAAATCTGAGTGTTTCCTTCACGAGTTTTGAAAATAATACGGTGGGACGCCAAGATGGACTTGTTTACACGGTTGATCTAAGGCGTGAATTGCCTGAATGGGTTATTTTCGGGTTTTCAGCCGCAACAGGAGCTTCGTTCCAGATAAATACGGTGAGATCTTGGAGTTTTAATAGTTCGGATTTTGTGGTTGATAGAAACACGGAGGAGCCACCGGTTGGGAGCCCTGATTCTTTCAACCCGAGCCCGGGTAATGATACTTTAATCCCGAGCCCTCATACAGGAAAGGGGAAAAACAGTAAGGCCGGATTAGTCACTGGATTAAGCGTCACAATTACATTTGTTGTTGTGCTTGCATTTGCATTCGCATTCGCATTCTGgaggaggaggaagaggaagaagaagaagagcaaGGAGGATGAATTAGAAGAAATTGGATTTGATGTTGAGATGAACCATGAATTTGAAATGGGCACCAGGCCAAAACAATTTACTTACCTTGAGTTAGCTGAATCGACTAGCGACTTTGCGGAGAACAACAAGCTTGCAGAGGGAGGTTTTGGTCGGGTTTATAGAGGGTTTATGAAAGATTCAAACACATACATTGCAGTCAAAAGGGTGTCGAAGAGTTCCAAACAAGGGATGGAGGAGTACCTCTCCGAGGTTAGGATCATTACCCAATTAAGACATAAAAACTTGGTTCAACTCACTGGTTGGTGTCATGAGAAAGGCGAACTCTTGCTTGTTTACGACTATATGGAAAATGGAAGTTTAGATTCACATCTTTTCAACGCGAAGAGTTTGTTGACATGGGGTGCAAGGTACAAAATTGCTAATGGTTTGGCTTCTGCTTTATGGTATCTACATGAAGGATGGGAGCAATGTGTTTTGCATAGAGATATTAAACCAAGTAAGGTGTTGTTGGATTCGAACTTCAATGCAAAACTTGGTGATTTCGGGTTAGCCAAGTTGATTGACCACGAGAAAGACACAGAAACAATGATGTTGGCACGCAAGGCAACCAAAGAATCAGACGTTTTTAGTTTTGGAGTTGTTGCATTGGAATTAGCTTGTGGTAAAAAATCGATTGAGAAGGTTCAAGAAAAGCCACCACCACTAATAGAATGGGTTTGGGAGCTCTATGGGACTAATAATCTTATTGAAGCAGTTGATCCCCATCTAGGGTCAGAATTTGTAGAAGAGGAAATCAGTCGTTTAATGATAGTCGGGCTATGGTGCGTGCACCCACACGCAGAACTTCGTCCATTGATGAGACAAGTGATTCAAGTACTGAACTCTCAAGCTTCCCTCCCTGTACTCCCCTCAAGCATGCCAGTGGTATCAAATATGACGTCTCGCATTTTGTCAGTCTTTGGTGTTGCTTCCATCATCTAG